ATAATACATAATTCAGTATACACTTGGCTGGTCCAACTTGTGAAGTATTGTGATATATTTAAATGAGATGCATGATGTATGTTTAATCCTTAAATGTGATATATGAACCATATGCAAAAGAATAATATTTAAATGCGAGAATAAAATAAAGGTATATTATATCAAGGCACTAATTACGAATAAATCAAAATGATGGTTTTGATATTGGTTCGTGCCAATAGCAATGgttcaaataatgtaattattagTGGGAGTGTTATGTTTCAACATAACAATGTGCATTTGGTAACGTCTCTTCGGTTAATATTTAGCTTCATGCTATGATGTTTATTATATTTGCTTAAGTATATCATTGAAATAAAAGCTTGAATATATATTGTGAATATAAAAGATCGATCTctatgaaatttatatatttaaaagattaCGAGAAGACATTTTTCTAAAAGGTAGATCTTAACAATGAAATAGTTACTAAGGGTGATATATGATGTATGAAAACATTTTTGAGAAAGATATATTTTCACAGGATTTTACTTGAATGGTTTGTATATTTGGTCATTTGATATTGATAATGAAGACTTTTCTTCCTCAAGAATGGAGTTAAAGTTCTTGGTTTAAAATACCATATTTGAGTAACATTCAGGTATTACTAATGTATACACTTATATATTGTAATTTGTCGAGAAGATAGAGATCTTATCTTATGAGGATGTATTAAAATGggtaaatatatgttttattaccCTCAAGATATGAAAGGTATAAATTTACATTATACTAACCTATCAAAGtagttttagtttgttttaatAATGCAGGATGATCGACTACACGGATTTGTATTATAAGTGTTGCCATCAACTTTATCATATATTATAAGTGAATTGACAGATCAATATAAAGATAATGCAACATGGATGTCTCAACTAGTGAAGTTGTATGTCAATGGAAGCTTGTTCGTGATATTAATGACTCAAGGAGCTCAAGTGGTGTGATCATCAGGGGGAGAAAATTCAAGTTGCACTTTTTTTCCCTTAGCCATGgtttgtcccattgggttttcctgacaaggtttttaatgaggcagcATCCCCAAGCGTATCGAAAGAACTATGTACTCTTTTTCCTTCCCTAGGTTTTTTGTCCCATTGAGTTTTTCctagtaaggttttaacgaggcataTATTCTTGTAACTAATGGATAGCCAATGGGAGTGTTATAGATATACTATAAATGTGGCTATCCATAAGTTATAACCTTTTGCATTTCCATCATTATGATGTATTGATTGTGTTAACTATGAAGCCTATATATAAGGGCTTATGTATATGATTATCACATCAATGAAAAGGATCTCACAATCTTCATTCTCTTATATCTAGTTTGCTATGTTCTacatcttattatatatatgttatgttatgaGGTCGTTGTTTCACAACACTTCATTCATTTAACAATGTCGttttttacttataataatagtaCTAATTAATTTTCATGATCCATGACTTACCCACTTTTAACGCTCTGAACAATATATTTTAACTTGGATGATCTAAAAGACCAACCTCTTCTTATCACCAAACAGATCCTTTGCGCTTTAATTTGCTAAGAAATTAGTGTGCCAATACAACCTTAACTCGGAGTTCTAGccaataataacttttaaattttgtagGACGAGAGAGTGTTTTAAGATTAATGGATTGGTATTCCTTCAAGTTGGTATTGGCATAACACTCTCACAATAAAACTTGATGCAGCTTTTTTTTTTAGACAACATCTCCACTTATGTGATATAAACTGTAGACGATTCTAATCGAGTAATATGTTTCATCAAGCCTATGTATGCCTCAAGTCCTATTGATGTTACTATGATATTGATGTTAATATAGCTCACGGTCACATTTAATTTATGACAAGTCTCTAAAATGAACATTTGATCTCCAACAACTTCAACTCATGTTTAGGCAGCACACCTCTCAATCTATGCGGCTTAGTTCATTATAGAAATCATCAAAGAAATTAGAATTATAGCTGAATATATGAAACCTGACCAGCATCTACTTTCTGCTCAACATTTACAAGCCATGTATCAACTCGTTTCAAAAGAAATTCTTGGACTTCCTATTCATCAAGTGCTAACCAACCTCTTCTTTTCGCAAAGCAGATCCTTCGCACGCTTTGCACCTTGTGTATCAGCTTCAGTAACTTTGTTTTGCTAAAAAAAATAGTGTGAATACGACCTTAGCACGGAGTTTTAGCCAATAACTACTTTAAATTCGTAGGACTAGAGGGAGTTTTCAGATTCATGAATTGGTATTCTTCTTCTTTCACATTGGTATCAACCATAACCTGTCACATGATGTTTCACAACAAAAACAGGGGATTTGCTAAAAGGAACAGTTTCACAATAAAAGTCAATGCAACTCATCTTTTTAGAAAACATGACCGCTTAAATTGTGATATAAACTTGAGGTGTATCTGAAACTCAAAACAGTAGTTTTGCTAAAATAGACAAGTCGCTGGAAAAGGCAAGTCATGCGCAGAAGTCACAAAATTAATAGAAAGCAACAGGAAAGGTAACATTAGTTCATGAATACACTACAAACTAGAAGATgactacttcagctattggagACGTTCGACGGAGCTTCAACAACTTGTTAGCAAGCTTATGCTTCTCGTTGACATTGTTCCTTATGGACTTGTCGAGTAGAATCGTAATGCTCTTTAGCATGGGGGAACAAGCCAGtatataattaatcaaatatactTCATTTTCCAAACCTTTTATCCCTACTAACTTCACATTTTGAAGCTGCAGCTTCCCTATCGTGCTGCAGTCTACCTCTGAAGGAAATATGGTAGGTAGTGGGACATCATTCTTGTACATAGCCTACATGATAAAATAGTATTCATGTATGAGACTTTAAAAAGGAGACATATCATGGATAACTATTAACTTACCCTGATATCAAGGTTCTGCAAATTTGTGCAGCCAAAAATCATCCCAAAAGCACATGATAACATGGAGACACTACTAAAATCCATATGGTATAATCTAAGAGACTTTAGGAAAGGAAAGGCAGAGAAGACCGCAGTTTGAGCAACGTCTTCTGGCAAGAACTACAATACATACATAGAAAAAAAGCCACTTTAAATGGTGAAAATAGTCAATAATCTTCCTAGTCGCAATATTGTGGAAAGTGAAGTTCACATAGCCAAATTAGCCTTACCTCACAGTTTTCAAATCTTAGATAAAGCTCCTGAAGTTTTGGGAGAAGAGACAAATGCTGGAAGACAGTGGAGAGTCTGACCATGGTCATATCTTGAAGCAAACACAATGACAGGCGTAACACCTTCAGATTTTTGAGTTTTGCAATTTCAACCAATTTTACTTCCCCTACAGGGTTGTTATTCCAAATTTGGAGGGTCTCAAGTAAGGGACACTGGGCAATAAATTCCCCATATGTGTGGTCTGGAATGGTTACATCATGCAACCCTAAGATCAATAGCTTTGGAAAACCACGAAAATACGGGGAGGGAGATAAAACACAGTGATAAAGCTCCAAATGCTTTAAGTCTAGACAAGAGAAAAGATAGGAAGGCAACTTAAGTGGTGTTTCACAAAAATTTATCAAAGTGAGTTCCTTAAATCCTCGTATTCTGGACAGTAACATAACCCAATGATACATATCCGCATCATCTAATTTGATGTCACTGGTTATAGTGAGGACAAAGTTTGTAACTTGTTTAAGATGAAGGAGAAGTCTACTTATATCGCTTTTATTAAAATCTCCAGGGAAACTATCAATGACGGCTGCATCAAGTATGAGTTTGGTAACAAGGGTCCATTTAAACCTCCAACCTGGTGACAAAATACTAGTCGCCACCGCATCTTTGAGTGGCAAACAATCCATAATATTAGCGATCACATTCTCTGGCATGCTGCTTATAACATCATCGCCTCCCCGACGATGATGAACCACTTCCATTATCCTAAAagcaataaataattaaattcagATTTACAAAATAAGTACATCGTATAACATTGTACTTATACTGGCCGGTtgatttaaagattttttttacagGTGTAGAAAGCCCCATACCTCGTATGAGAAAAAACCGCCTAATAAACTTAGTCTAATATAAGTAGTTAGATATAAACATTATCCATACCTCTTGAATTTCTTTCTTTGAGACAATTTGTCAAACACATTATGAACCACTTGAATTTATAGAATTACAAAGCATACAGATTTACAAAATAAGTACATCATACCATATGTTCAAATGGTTGTTGTACTAATTATGGCTAgttgatttatatatagattgtcataataataataatacgagtaataaataacGATTGCTTTtcagataaataaataaaaatattattacagATTTACACAAGTTAAATATTACATACCtcttcaatttctttctttgaGACAATTTATCAAACAGATGGCGGGCAGAATTAATACTGTGCGGTGTGTTGTAAAATGAAAAGTCATGGTGGGTTCTATATATGGTAGGATGTGGtgtaaacaaaatcaaacgACTGAAAATCCCTAAAAGCGGGAAAAATTAGCGGGGAATGGAAAAGTGCTTCATTTGTTAT
The sequence above is drawn from the Erigeron canadensis isolate Cc75 chromosome 4, C_canadensis_v1, whole genome shotgun sequence genome and encodes:
- the LOC122598076 gene encoding F-box/FBD/LRR-repeat protein At1g13570-like; the protein is MEVVHHRRGGDDVISSMPENVIANIMDCLPLKDAVATSILSPGWRFKWTLVTKLILDAAVIDSFPGDFNKSDISRLLLHLKQVTNFVLTITSDIKLDDADMYHWVMLLSRIRGFKELTLINFCETPLKLPSYLFSCLDLKHLELYHCVLSPSPYFRGFPKLLILGLHDVTIPDHTYGEFIAQCPLLETLQIWNNNPVGEVKLVEIAKLKNLKVLRLSLCLLQDMTMVRLSTVFQHLSLLPKLQELYLRFENCEFLPEDVAQTAVFSAFPFLKSLRLYHMDFSSVSMLSCAFGMIFGCTNLQNLDIRAMYKNDVPLPTIFPSEVDCSTIGKLQLQNVKLVGIKGLENEVYLINYILACSPMLKSITILLDKSIRNNVNEKHKLANKLLKLRRTSPIAEVVIF